GGCGGGCAGGTGGTAAGGACAATTGATGAATATATCAGGGAGAGCGTCGAATATGCCTTCTCTCACCGCGAGGAGACAAAGACATATATCAAGTCCCATTCCCGGGAACTCGATGATGAGGTGATAGAAAAGCATATCCGGTTATATGTAAATGGATATACCCTTGATTTGGGTGACGAGGGCAGGCGAGCCATAGAGGAACTCATGCGCCGGGCCGGGGAGAGGGGGCTGTTCTGATCTCTTCCGGGCTTATTTTTTTTGATCGTGAAAGGCCTTGTTGCCTTCCGGCAGGGGAATATTTATAATAAAGAGTTTTTGGGACGGCATTTCATGTGGTTTCAGTGATGGCATCAATGCCAGCAATACAGAAAGAAGGAGGAGGAAACATGGCGGTACCGGTTGTTGACATGGATCTCTGTATCGGCTGCGGGACATGCGTTGAGTTGTGTCCCGAGGTATTCGAGCTTAGGGACGACAAGGCCTGGGTTATCGGGGCTGACAAGTGCGGAAGCTGTGATTGTGAGGCAGCGGCGAACTCATGTCCCGTTGAGGCGATAAAGTTCGAATAATTGATGGTGAAGGTATGGCCTCGAGAGATTCTCGAGGCCATACCAGTCCAACCCGCTATTCTTAGAGGCGGCCCCGAAGGCCCACTTCCGATCACCGGCGTATTCCCGGACATGAAAGCCTTCCTTTCGTTCCTAACAGGTTAGAACCAAGAGACGATGTCTCAACACCTTGGGCTTCCTTAGGATTACACCCTGTTGGATTCTCGCACCTTTTACGGGAGGAGATCTGTGAAGTCGCCTATTGTCAGAAACTCTTTTGACGGAGAAGGCTTCTTCCGGGAAGAGGCCAGTGTCTTGAAAAGAAGATAGCGTATGCCGAATCGGCGTGCCGTTTTCAGTATCTCCTCCGTGTCGTCGATGAAGAGAGTTCTCGTCCTGTCAAAGCCGATTCTCTTCTCCGCCTTCTCCCAAAACCGCATATCCTCCTTGGGATAGCCTATCTCGAAGGACGTGATGCAGGCATCGAAGTGTCTGCCGATATCTGTCTTCCTCATCTTCAGATCGAGAACCTTGAGATGCGCATTCGTCACGAGGTAGACTCTTTTCTCATGGTCTTTCAGCAGTTTCAGGAAATCCTCCACACCAGGGTGAACCTCGATGAGGTGCCTTATCTGCTCTTTTAACGCAGGGATGTCGAGGTCAAGCTCCCTCGACCAAAAATCGATGTCCGTCCAGTTAAGCGTGCCCTCGTGGTGTTTGTATTTCAGGAGCAGTTCTTCCTTTGCCCGGTTGAAAGGTATGCCGAACTTCTCCGCATACTTTTCGGGCACGAGGTGTTCCCAGAAATAATCGTCGAAGTGTTTATCAAGGAGGGTTCCGTCCATATCAAGGAGGACGAACCGAATCTCAGCCCCCCAGAGGGGAATACGCTTCAGGGGGTGTTTCACAGAGACATGACCAGCAAACGGGACGTTATCAGTATCGGCAGAGAACAGGCCAGCCGCATTACCCTACAGCCACCGAACATGTCTTCAAGCATTCAACCGCCCCCGAGGATTCGCAATGCGTTATCATGGAGCTGCCTGTTCCCTGAAGCCAGGAGCGGTGTGCTCTTCCTGAGCCCCAGTTCGATACCTTCCAGGGAATTCCCCCGCAAGTCGGAAAAAATACCGCCTGCCTCTTCCACGAGAAGCCATCCTCCGGCAAAATCGAAACTCCTCGAAGGGGAAGGGCAGACAAAGACGCTTACGGAGCCGTATGCGACGTAAGCGAGGTCGAGGGCGGTGGTCCCGAGACACCGCGTCTTACTCGACTTCGATAGCAACGGGATGATCCCGGGGATGTCCTTGCCGGGCGTCTCAGCTTCGTAGGCGATGAGAGAAAATCTTTCGTCCTTCTGCGTGGATATTCTTTCATCGTTGAGAAATGCCCCCTTGCCCTTCTCCGCCAGGAATGTATCACCGGTAATTACGTTCAGCACGAACGCCGTTTCGATGCTGCCGATAGTGTCGCCTTCCGCGACGGCGATAGATGTACAGTAAAAGGGTATTCCCGAGATAGCATTCTTGCTCCCGTCTATGGGATCAATGAGGACTTTCCGTCCGCCGCCATGTATCTCCCTGTACCCTCCTTCTTCGGAAATAACCGTGAAGGGAAGCCCGCTCGATTCGAATTCGGAGATGACGATGTCCTCTGCAATCTTGTCCACGGGGAAGGTCTTATCTCCGGCAGCTCCGATTCCGAGGGGCCTCTGCATGCGGGGGCCGAACCGCTCCCCCGGCAACCGGGCGAGAAGCCTTTCTTTGACAGCGTCGAAGATTCTATGAACCATACGGCTGCAGAAGCGACGACCCTAGTCTAAGGGCTTGACATTCGCTATAAAGAGGTCGACCAGCTCCGGATCGAACTGCCCCCCCCTGTTTTTCACCAGTTCACTCAAGGCGTCATCGAATGCTACGGAAGCCTTGTAAGACACCTTGTCAACCATGGAATCAAACGCTTCTGCGATCGCAATTATTCTCGACTCGAGAGGGATCTTATCGCCCCTGAGGTTCCCGGGATATCCGAGCCCGTCGTATCTCTCATGGTGGTGGAGTATGAAAGGAGCGATGTCTTTATAGAAACTTATCGGGCTCAGCATATCATAGCCCGTTACCGGATGCAGGGTATAGGACTCTTTCTGGGAGTTCTTTTCCGGACCGAGGCGCAAGAACCCGATGTCGTGGAGGAGACTAGCGAAATAGAGCCTCCTCTTTCGCTCCTCGGAAAAATTGAGGGCCGTTGCGATGACCGTGGCAAACCGTGCGACTCTTTTTGAATGGCCCTCCCGGTCCGATATGAAACGGTCGAGCGTGTCGATGAGTATGTCCGTGAGATGAATCTCGTAGTTCCTCTGATCATCAAAGAACTTCGACCTTTCGATCGAAAGAGCCGCCTGGTCGGAGAGGTAGGATATCATCTCGAGATCCCTCATCATGAAGAAATCCTGTTCCCTACTCATAATCTCGATAACACCGATGGGCGATGACTTTGTCTTAAGGGGGACACAGAGAACCGAGCGCGCCGCGTATCCGTGGAACTCGTCAATATCCGAATTGTATCTTTCGTCCTTCTGCGCATCTCCGATTATGGCAGGCTCCCCTTGTTTTAATGCCCAGCCCGCGATGCCTGCGTCCCTCGGGATATCCCTTCCGAGGAGTTCCTGGGAAGGGAAGCCCTTCACGATCTTATAGACGAGGCCTTCTCCGTCCAAGAGTAGGATGGAGCCTGCCGCAGACCTGGTAACGGCAAGCGCACAGTCCAGGATCTTGTTGAGAAGGATATCGCCGTACATCTCTTCCCTGACGTCACGAGTGAGCGTGAGGACGCTGTCGAGCTTTGCACTGTAGTCTTCGATTTCGTGAATGATCTGTCCTGAGAGGACCCTCGAGAGATAGAGGCCTATGACCGCGAGGACCGCGACGAGAATCAATATAAGGGCGATCGACATATCCGGCAGAAAACTCAACCATTTCTGAAAGGGACTGTCGACATACCTGATGACGACGAAGAGAAAAGAGAGAATAACGAAGGTGTTGAGCAGGTTCAGGAGTCTGATTTTGTTCCTGATGTCTTCCGCCGTGGTCTTCTTGATCCCTGCCCCTGCCACGATACGAATTTACCTGAAGACCGAGAGGAAAGTCAATTTGGGAGAAACGAAGGTTTTTTCGGGAGAAAAAGATTTAAAGCGCTCCTGAGACTGATGGCATGTATTGTGATAAGCTTGTAGAAGACCTATGAATACGGATAAGAGATGGCGCATCGTTTTCCTCATTCTGTCTCTCCTTGTAGTGACAGCCTGGCTTCTCTGGCCGTCTGATGAGAGCCGGATCAGAAGAACGCTGAAGGAGGAAGTTAAGGCCATGGAGGCCGGAGACGTTGATGGGGTCATGGCGAAGATATCGTACGCCTACCATGACGAATACGGCATGTCATACCTCACTCTCGGGGAAGAATTGAAGCGGCAACTGAAGACCCTTTCTGACATCACTGTTGAATATGAGGATCTGATGATTCGTGTTGAAGACGGTGAAGCGACGGCCGAATTCATGTTAAGGGTTATAGCGACGAAGGGAAACGAGACAGGCTACATAATCGGTGACGTGAAAACTCCCTTGCGCCTGAGGCTCGTATTGAGAAAAGAACATGGAAGATGGCTCATTGCGGAAACAAAAAGCCTCAGTTCGGTTCGCACATCGCCCGCAAGCGCGCTCGGGGATGAGCCTGCGGGCAGGCCATAATGGCAGGAGCGGTTCTTTGCGGATGAATCCTCACGGCCCCATCCGTAATTCTCTGTAAAGGGCATCCTGCTCACAAGCACGTCTCCAGTCGCAGCCGGTACAGCATGATTCATACCACCCGGAGAACAGTCCCGGCAGCCGTTTCCGTATCACATCCCATTCGATCCGTTCTCCCCGGGAGGCCGTCAGCAGTCTCAGGGCCAGACTATCCATCCGCTCCATTTCCCCGTCTGCGTCCTCACTGTATCCGCACCGTTCTCGCTCAAGGTGCCGACATTTTCTACAGACGTCATCTGGTCCATGGACGATTTCGATCTTTTCGTGCCTTAGGGACTCGGTGACTCTCATGAGATTGACGACAAAATCCTCATCGTAGCCCGTTCCATGAAAGAAGTGGAGACAGATGAGATGATGACCCCGGAGTCTCGGCATCAAAATACGCCCGAACCAGATGGCTGAAGCATTATGAGTAGACTAACATATTTTTCTCGTTGTTGAGGTAAAATAGAGTCCGGCATGGACGAGGTTTCCTTCGAAAAGAGAATCTACTATCACGACACCGATTGCGGCGGAGTCGTTTACTATGCAAATTATCTGAAGCATCTCGAAGAGGCACGCACGGAATTTTTTTCAGGGAGAGGCGTGGATCTGAAAAAGATGGCCGAGAACGGTACGTTCTTTGTCGTTGCGAGAGTTGAGATAGAGTATAAATCGCCGGCACAGTATCAGGACATCCTCAGGATACTCACCAGGGCCGAAAAGGTGAGGGCTACGGCACTTCGGTTTTCCCAGCGCATCCTGAAAAACGATGTCACCGTGGTCGAGGCAAAGACGGTATTGGTCTGTGTCGACAGGAATTTTAGACCGAGACCCCTACCCGAAGAAGTCGCCGAATCTCTCTGACCCACCGTTGCTCTAAACGCCTTTCCGGTTTACGAAAATGCCGCTGTTCTTACCCGCAGCGATGAAAAGGGGATTTGGTATAATGGGGATAACGAGGAGAGAATGATCTCCGGAGGAGACGGCGGGATACATGACACTGAATCATATACTTGAGCGGATCGGCAGCAAAAAAACCGATTACGTGGCATATAATTTCATTCAAACAGAAAATAACGCCTTAATGACCTTCTTTGACCTGGCGCAGGAATTCGACGGCATCGAGGATTTTTATCGGCTCTGCGTTGCGGTTCCGAAAGGATTCTTCGGCCTCGAGGCCAGGCTTTACGTCGTAGATCCCCGAAGCGGTGACCTTTCCCTCGTTTCGAAAACCGAGGATCCTGAACAGGGATTACATCGTTCGCCTCCAAGCGGTGTGGGGCCTCAGGAACACCCTTACTATACGGAGAACAGCCTCGTACTGACCATCAGGGGCAAGAAGTTTCTCATCGACCAGCTCCCGTTCAAGACGAGCAGCGACATTCTCGGTCTGCTCGAGATTTATCCCGCCGGGGGTCTCGGTGCCCATCAGGAGCTTTTTTTCGAGAAGTATGCGAACCGTCTCGGATTCAACATCCATAACCGCTTCCTCGTAGAGAAGAACATCGAGCACCTGCGGTTCATCCGTTCCCTGGTCGCCGATATCGAACATAACATCATCGTACCCAACATGGTCTACAAGCTCTTTCTGAGGAGACTGAAAGGAAAGA
This genomic interval from Thermodesulfovibrionales bacterium contains the following:
- a CDS encoding HD domain-containing phosphohydrolase — encoded protein: MAGAGIKKTTAEDIRNKIRLLNLLNTFVILSFLFVVIRYVDSPFQKWLSFLPDMSIALILILVAVLAVIGLYLSRVLSGQIIHEIEDYSAKLDSVLTLTRDVREEMYGDILLNKILDCALAVTRSAAGSILLLDGEGLVYKIVKGFPSQELLGRDIPRDAGIAGWALKQGEPAIIGDAQKDERYNSDIDEFHGYAARSVLCVPLKTKSSPIGVIEIMSREQDFFMMRDLEMISYLSDQAALSIERSKFFDDQRNYEIHLTDILIDTLDRFISDREGHSKRVARFATVIATALNFSEERKRRLYFASLLHDIGFLRLGPEKNSQKESYTLHPVTGYDMLSPISFYKDIAPFILHHHERYDGLGYPGNLRGDKIPLESRIIAIAEAFDSMVDKVSYKASVAFDDALSELVKNRGGQFDPELVDLFIANVKPLD
- the yrfG gene encoding GMP/IMP nucleotidase codes for the protein MKHPLKRIPLWGAEIRFVLLDMDGTLLDKHFDDYFWEHLVPEKYAEKFGIPFNRAKEELLLKYKHHEGTLNWTDIDFWSRELDLDIPALKEQIRHLIEVHPGVEDFLKLLKDHEKRVYLVTNAHLKVLDLKMRKTDIGRHFDACITSFEIGYPKEDMRFWEKAEKRIGFDRTRTLFIDDTEEILKTARRFGIRYLLFKTLASSRKKPSPSKEFLTIGDFTDLLP
- a CDS encoding inositol monophosphatase family protein, which translates into the protein MVHRIFDAVKERLLARLPGERFGPRMQRPLGIGAAGDKTFPVDKIAEDIVISEFESSGLPFTVISEEGGYREIHGGGRKVLIDPIDGSKNAISGIPFYCTSIAVAEGDTIGSIETAFVLNVITGDTFLAEKGKGAFLNDERISTQKDERFSLIAYEAETPGKDIPGIIPLLSKSSKTRCLGTTALDLAYVAYGSVSVFVCPSPSRSFDFAGGWLLVEEAGGIFSDLRGNSLEGIELGLRKSTPLLASGNRQLHDNALRILGGG
- a CDS encoding ferredoxin, translating into MAVPVVDMDLCIGCGTCVELCPEVFELRDDKAWVIGADKCGSCDCEAAANSCPVEAIKFE
- a CDS encoding YbgC/FadM family acyl-CoA thioesterase; its protein translation is MDEVSFEKRIYYHDTDCGGVVYYANYLKHLEEARTEFFSGRGVDLKKMAENGTFFVVARVEIEYKSPAQYQDILRILTRAEKVRATALRFSQRILKNDVTVVEAKTVLVCVDRNFRPRPLPEEVAESL
- a CDS encoding MqnA/MqnD/SBP family protein, giving the protein GGQVVRTIDEYIRESVEYAFSHREETKTYIKSHSRELDDEVIEKHIRLYVNGYTLDLGDEGRRAIEELMRRAGERGLF
- a CDS encoding DUF1284 domain-containing protein, whose amino-acid sequence is MPRLRGHHLICLHFFHGTGYDEDFVVNLMRVTESLRHEKIEIVHGPDDVCRKCRHLERERCGYSEDADGEMERMDSLALRLLTASRGERIEWDVIRKRLPGLFSGWYESCCTGCDWRRACEQDALYRELRMGP